In Bradyrhizobium symbiodeficiens, the genomic stretch AGGCTCGTGGAGAAGCGCTGCCAGAAATCGCCGGCATAGATCGAGTTGCGGTAGTGGCGGATATAGGCCAGCGCCAGGAACTCGAACTTGTCGAAATCCTCCGCCTGCCCCACCAGCAGGATCTCACGGCGCAAGGCCGCCTCCTCCACCAGCGTGCCGGGCAGGAGCAGGCGGGCGTCGTCGAGACGTTCGATCGCGAGCGATGCCTCGGCACGCGCGAACAGGGCGCCCTGGACCAGCGCGACCTGTCCGCCGAGGCCCGAGGACAGCGTCCGCGGCTTGACGTCCTTGAGCTGCTCCCGCGCTTCCTCCTGACGACCCTCGACATAGGCGAGCGCGCCGTTGAACAGCCGCTCGTCGATGTTCATCTTGTCGCGCGGCAGCTTGCGGACGATTTGCGGCGCGCCGCCGCTGAGCAGGTAGATGACCGCAGCCTGGCTATTTTGCGCGTTGCTCCACACGCCCGGATCGGCGGCGAGAAATCTCTCTCCGATCTGTCGAATCAGCGCGATGTGACTGCCATGCGCGGCGGTGTCACCGTTGGCGATGCCGTCCTGCACCGCCTGCAACCCGCGGACGAGTTCGTAGGGCTCGCCCGGCTGGCGCGCGGGCTCCGCAAGCGCGTTCGCTGCCGTGAACGGCAGGAGCAGCAATGCGGCGCGAAGGAGCGGCCTGATCAAGGGCGCTTCTCACGGATCAGGATCTCGATCCGGCGGTTCTGCGCGGCCGCCGGATCGTTCGGAAGCTTCGGCCGGCGGTCGGCATAGCCTTCGACATGCTCGATCCGCAATGCGTCGACGCCGGAGCGAACCAGCATGTAATAGGCCATCTGCGCACGTGCGGTCGACAGCCGCCAATTGTCGTAAGTCTCCGAACGATACGGCCGATTGTCGGTATGGCCGCGGACGATGATCACGCCCTGGCGCTTCGTCAGCAGCGGCCCGATCTTGTCGATCACGCGGATCAGCTCGGGCCGCGGCTCGGCCGAGCCGACCGCGAACATGCCGAAGCTCGCATCGTCGGTCAGGCTGATCAGGAGGCCCTCCTCGACCTGACGCACCTCGGCCGCCGGCCCGGCGCCCGCCTTGATGTCGGACAGCGCCTCCGTGACGGCGGCTTGAAGCTGCTTGACGGTCGGCTGCTGGGCTTGCGCCGCATCGCGCGGCTCGGGCCCCTTCGTCGTATCGCCGGGACGCGCCTGCGCGGCGGCGTTGGTTTGAACGGTCGCTTGAACGGTCGCCTGGGCGCTGCCCTCGCGCGAGGCCTGCGCCGGTGCGGCCCCCGGCGGCAGCAATGGCGAGAGGTTTGCTGACGACGCATCCGCGTTTGGCGCCAGGCTTCCGCCGGCATCGTCGGCCTTGGCACGACGCTGCTGCGGCTCGCCCTGATTTGTGCCCGGCGCGCCGTCGCGCGCGGAGGCATTCGGCCTGAGCTCGCTCTCGATCATCCGATCGGCATCCTTGGACGACGCTTGCGGCGCGAGCTTCCAATAGCCGGGGTCAAAGGGATCGCGGTAGGCGTCGCCGCCCTTGAAGCCGTCCTCCTCGGCGGATGTCAGCGCGCCGGCGCGGCGCTGCCCCGAGGACTGGTTCGCGCTGTTCGCGATCTCGGCGAGCGTCACGTAGGGATCGCGGAACAGGAGCTTCTCTTCATAGGAGGCCGGCTTCTCGGCCGTCGGCGAGTCACCGCGCCGTTCTTCGTTCGAGCCGGCCGGCTGACGCTTGCCGTCCTGACCTTCGAGCGACGTCGTCTCCTTCTTGGGCAGATTCTTCAGACCTTTCGGCGCGGGGGCATTTTCCGCGAGTTGGATCGGATTGAAATAGCTCGCGACGACCTGCTTCTGATCCTGATTGAGCGCGTTGAGCAGCCACATGACCAGGAAGAACGCCATCATCGCGGTCATGAAGTCCGCATAGGCGATCTTCCATACGCCGCCGTGATGCGCCTCCTCGGCGAAAGCGCTGCGCCGGCGGACGATCACGAGCTCCTGCTTGACCTCTTCCATGGCGGGTTACCGGCGCGCTTCCTTCAGGCGTTCGCTCCAGGCCGTGATCTGCGTCTCGATCACGGTCTGGTCGGCCACGACGCGAACCTCCAAGATATCGGCGGCCTCGTACTCGATACCGGTTCGCCTCGCCCCCTCGAGCTGCGTCTTCACGAGGTCGAGCAGCTCACTCGGGCCGGTGACCTTGAACACCGGCACCGGCGAATTGCCGGTCAGCGCCGCAACATGCTCCACCAACGATCCGATCGCCTTGTCGCGGACCGCCTCGGTGAGGAACGGCAGCAATATCCGCGCCACGGAGCTTGCGATGTTGGTCTCGATCTCGCGGCAAGCGGTCTCGAAACCGCCGACGATCGCGATCGCCTGCTGGTCTGACCATTTGGCGCGCTCCTCGCCGAGCCGGATCGCGCTGCGGACGCGTTCCTCGGCGAGCCTGGCGTCGCCGTCCGCGACGCCGGCCGCATGGCCGCGACGGTAGGCATCGTCCAGGAGACTGGCCGGCGGGGCTTCCGCCTTCGGCGCCGACGACGGCGACGGCGGCAGCTGTTGCGGCTGGGCCTGAGGCTGCGGCGAAGGCTCGCGCATGACCTCCTTCGACCTCGTCAGCACGTCCTGGATCCTGGACGGCGGAGGCGGCGGTGATTTGGCCCGGCCGTTCGCGTCGAACTGCGTCAGGAATTTTCCGATTGCCGCGTTCATGCCGCCTCCTCGCGTCGCATCCAGTCTTTAAGGATCGCTGCGGCCTGCGCCTGGTCGAGCCGGACGATCTGCTCCAGTCGCTTCTGCGGCGTTCGCTGCATCTTGCCTTCGAGGTCTTCGACGAGATTGAGCTCGGCCTCCTCGCTGTCCGGCAACGCGAGGGCGGCGGCGGCTTCGAGCTCGGCGACCTCGGCAGCCTCCGCCTGTTCCTGCTGCGCGCGATGGGTCAGAATTCCGTTGACCGCGGGCCGCAATCCGAACCAGACCAGCATCGAGGCGACGGCCAGGATCGTCACCGCGTTGATGACGCTGCCGAGCTGCTTGTTGATCATCTCGACGAAGCTGATCGGGGGCACCGGCGCCAGTTCGCGCGAGCCCTCGATGAAGTCGACGGCCGTCACCTGGATCTGGTCGCCGCGCGTCTTGTCCAGTCCGCCGGCCGTCGCCGCGAGCTGGCTGATCTCGGCAAGCTTGCTGTCGACGATGGCCTGGTTGGTCTTGTCGCCGAGATCGGCGACCAGCCGTGCACGATTGACCAGAACGGCGATGAAGAGCTTCTTCACCAAATAGCCGTCGCTCACCGTCGTCGTGGTCTTGGACGAGACCTCGAAATTGGTGACGTCCTCGCGGCGGGTCTTGTCCTCGCTGGAGTTCTTGCCGCCGCCGGCATTGACCTGCTGATCGGGAAGGTTCTGCTGCACCGTCGTCGGCGTCGAACGGTCGGCGTTCTGCGACGATTCCTTCTCGCGCACGTTCCGCACCGAGCGCTCGGCGCGGCTCTCCGGATCGTAGACGGTCTCGTTGACCTGCCGCTTGTCGGTGGAGAGCTGCGGCGAGACGCTGACCTCGAAATTGTCAAGGCCGAGATACGGCGTCAGCGCCTTGCGGATGTTCTCCTGCACCATGCCGCCGACGGTCTTCTGCAGGCTCGCCATCTTGGTCGGGGCGGCGCTCGCCTCGTCCTCTTCGGCGAGCAGCATCGAGCCGTCGGCATCCAGCACCGTCACCTTGTCGCGGCTCATGCCGGGAATGGCGGCGGCGACGAGATGGCGGATCGACTGCGCAGTGCGTGCCTCGATCGCGCCGTCTGTGCGCAGCACGACCGAGGCGGACGGCGGTTGCTGCGTCGCGCGGAACGAGCCGCGCACCGGCAGCACGATATGCACCCGCGCCGCCTTGACGCCCTTCATCAACTGTACCGTGCGCGCGATCTCGCCTTCCAGCGCCCGGAGCTTGGTGACCTCCTGCATGAACGAGGTCAGCCCGAGCGAGCCGATCTTGTCGAACAGCTCGTAGCCGGAATTGGCGCTGGTCGGCAGCCCCTTCTCGGCGAGCAGCATCCGCGCCTGCATGGTCTGGCTCGGGCGCACCGAGAGCGCGTCGCCGGCCGTATTGACGTCGAAGGTGATGTTCTGCTCGCGCAGCGCCGCGCCCATGCGCGTCACGTCCTCGCGGGTGAGGCCGGTATAGAGCGTCTCGAATTCAGGCCGGCTCAGATAGTACGCGCCGCCGACGACGGTCACGAGAACGGCAAAGCCGATCAGGCCCAGGGCCATCAGGCGTCGCGGCCCAAGCTCCAGCAGATTGTTGAGCAGTTGCTGTACCTGCGCACGACTGAGCATATGACCTCGTACCAATGCGAACGGTGAGGACACTCCGCTGCCAACCTTGTCTGAAGGTTGCGCGAGGACACGAATGTGTCAGTTCGCAGGCGAGGCGTTGTAATTTTACAAGATGGCCTCTTTTACAAGAAGCCCATCTCACAAGAAGCATTGGCGACGCAATCAGGTCGGCGGCAACGCACCGGGACGCTTGGCCGCACCATCGGCCGCAGCGTGTCGCATGAAAAATCGACGTCGGGAGATCGATTGCGGGCACGTCGTGCCGTCACGTCCGCCGGTTACGGCGGGGACCGTGCTCCCTCAAGGGAGCACGGTCGTCTTCGAAAGCGCCGCTTAGCCGCGGAACAGCGACAGGATGCTCTGGCTGTTCTGGTTGGCGATCGAGAGCGCCTGAACGCCGAGCTGCTGCTGGGTCTGCAGCGCCTGGAGGCGGGTCGATTCCGCGTTCATGTCGGCGTCGACGAGCTGGCCGATACCACGATCCACCGAGTCCATCAGCGACTTCACGAACTCCGAGTTGTTCGAGATGCGGTTCTTGATGGCGCCGAGGTTGGCGGCGGACTGGCTGACCGTGTTGATCGCGGCGGTGACCTTCGAGATGTAACCATCGAGAATGGTCTGGTCGGCCGTCGAGTCGGTCAGCGCACCGATGTTGAGGCTGTCGACCGAAGCGCTGCCGGCCACCGTGTCGAGGATACCACCCGTGGTCGCGGTATAGAGCGAGTAGTTGGCGACGGTCACCGTGATGGTGCTGATCGTCGGCGTGCCGCCGACGCGCGAGAACGACGATACCAGGTTGACGGTCGCAGGGGTGGAGGCGTTCGTGCTCAGCCAGTTGACGCCGTTGAAGGTCGCCGCACTGGCGACGTTCTTCATGTCCTGCTGGATCTGGGTGATTTCGGCCTGGATCTTGGTGCGGTCGATACCGGCGGTCTTGGCTTCGACCAGCAGCGCCTGGAGCTTGGTCAGGCCGGAGTTCTGGTCACCGATGACCTTGTTCAGGGCGGTGTATTCGGTGTCGACGGTCGCGGCCGACAGACCGAGCGAGTCGGAGACGGCGGAGAGCGCGGCGTTGTCGGCGCGCATCGAGGTCGCGATCGACCAATAGGCCGAGTTGTCCGAAGCGGTCGAGACGCGCTGGCCGGTGGAGATCCGGTTTTCGGTCGTCTGCAGGCTGGCGCTGACGTTCCGGAGGGTCTGGAGCGCAGTCATTGCAGCGGAGTTGGTAAGCAGGCTGGAAGCCATCTTTGATGTCCCTTTGAAAGCAGATTGGATGGGGACATACCGGACTTGCACCGGTACGACAGGGCGGCGTCATGCCTTTGGGCTGCGGAAATGCGCGTGGGCCCAACCTGTCGTAACGGCAAGGATAGCGAGCGAAGCTTGTGCGGGGCTTGTGGCGCTGTGCCCCTGCGGCAACAGGGCCGCCGAAATCTCGGTGCGCGCGTCAGGCAAGCGAAAGGGCCGCGCTTCGCGAGAAGCGCGGCCCTCCCGAGATCGTCTAAGGGCTTAGCGGAACAGCGACAGGATGCTCTGGCTGTTGTTGTTGGCGATCGAGAGCGCCTGAACGCCGAGCTGCTGCTGGACCTGGAGGGCCGCCAGGCGGGTGGACTCCTGGTTCA encodes the following:
- a CDS encoding chemotaxis protein, with translation MIRPLLRAALLLLPFTAANALAEPARQPGEPYELVRGLQAVQDGIANGDTAAHGSHIALIRQIGERFLAADPGVWSNAQNSQAAVIYLLSGGAPQIVRKLPRDKMNIDERLFNGALAYVEGRQEEAREQLKDVKPRTLSSGLGGQVALVQGALFARAEASLAIERLDDARLLLPGTLVEEAALRREILLVGQAEDFDKFEFLALAYIRHYRNSIYAGDFWQRFSTSLAQSSLALDERRFARIAALLEQIERAGRLKLYLVIARAAMLRGQLAVTRLAGERALTLSADASADRERAHFFRGVARALTDEYDGGLAELKALDRSKLPERDVLLLNATVQLALDVRKPLPGGSAIAADKPPATPARLDLASSTVTLARAHKQLGELELLTRDRRP
- a CDS encoding MotB family protein, which encodes MEEVKQELVIVRRRSAFAEEAHHGGVWKIAYADFMTAMMAFFLVMWLLNALNQDQKQVVASYFNPIQLAENAPAPKGLKNLPKKETTSLEGQDGKRQPAGSNEERRGDSPTAEKPASYEEKLLFRDPYVTLAEIANSANQSSGQRRAGALTSAEEDGFKGGDAYRDPFDPGYWKLAPQASSKDADRMIESELRPNASARDGAPGTNQGEPQQRRAKADDAGGSLAPNADASSANLSPLLPPGAAPAQASREGSAQATVQATVQTNAAAQARPGDTTKGPEPRDAAQAQQPTVKQLQAAVTEALSDIKAGAGPAAEVRQVEEGLLISLTDDASFGMFAVGSAEPRPELIRVIDKIGPLLTKRQGVIIVRGHTDNRPYRSETYDNWRLSTARAQMAYYMLVRSGVDALRIEHVEGYADRRPKLPNDPAAAQNRRIEILIREKRP
- the fliF gene encoding flagellar basal-body MS-ring/collar protein FliF, translated to MLSRAQVQQLLNNLLELGPRRLMALGLIGFAVLVTVVGGAYYLSRPEFETLYTGLTREDVTRMGAALREQNITFDVNTAGDALSVRPSQTMQARMLLAEKGLPTSANSGYELFDKIGSLGLTSFMQEVTKLRALEGEIARTVQLMKGVKAARVHIVLPVRGSFRATQQPPSASVVLRTDGAIEARTAQSIRHLVAAAIPGMSRDKVTVLDADGSMLLAEEDEASAAPTKMASLQKTVGGMVQENIRKALTPYLGLDNFEVSVSPQLSTDKRQVNETVYDPESRAERSVRNVREKESSQNADRSTPTTVQQNLPDQQVNAGGGKNSSEDKTRREDVTNFEVSSKTTTTVSDGYLVKKLFIAVLVNRARLVADLGDKTNQAIVDSKLAEISQLAATAGGLDKTRGDQIQVTAVDFIEGSRELAPVPPISFVEMINKQLGSVINAVTILAVASMLVWFGLRPAVNGILTHRAQQEQAEAAEVAELEAAAALALPDSEEAELNLVEDLEGKMQRTPQKRLEQIVRLDQAQAAAILKDWMRREEAA
- a CDS encoding flagellin → MASSLLTNSAAMTALQTLRNVSASLQTTENRISTGQRVSTASDNSAYWSIATSMRADNAALSAVSDSLGLSAATVDTEYTALNKVIGDQNSGLTKLQALLVEAKTAGIDRTKIQAEITQIQQDMKNVASAATFNGVNWLSTNASTPATVNLVSSFSRVGGTPTISTITVTVANYSLYTATTGGILDTVAGSASVDSLNIGALTDSTADQTILDGYISKVTAAINTVSQSAANLGAIKNRISNNSEFVKSLMDSVDRGIGQLVDADMNAESTRLQALQTQQQLGVQALSIANQNSQSILSLFRG